One genomic window of Silene latifolia isolate original U9 population unplaced genomic scaffold, ASM4854445v1 scaffold_95, whole genome shotgun sequence includes the following:
- the LOC141640597 gene encoding uncharacterized protein LOC141640597, whose product MNDGMNVKEKLYKWGCCEDDLCCLCHRETETTEHLFLTCEYSWRVSTEVESWMGTQFPTLNRLINGNKKQLQWKFLTVVLNAVYYSVWMQRNNARVNAMILRPEHVAKQVKDLIVKRLKFKLGGNSDQIAIGSMRNIECNVLVIVS is encoded by the coding sequence ATGAATGATGGAATGAATGTCAAAGAAAAACTGTATAAATGGGGTTGCTGTGAGGATGATCTGTGCTGCCTTTGTCACAGAGAAACTGAAACTACTGAACATCTGTTCCTGACCTGTGAATACAGTTGGAGGGTCAGTACTGAAGTGGAGAGCTGGATGGGGACGCAGTTCCCTACTCTCAACAGACTTATCAATGGAAATAAGAAGCAGTTGCAATGGAAATTTCTTACTGTAGTCCTGAATGCAGTCTACTACAGTGTTTGGATGCAAAGGAATAATGCACGGGTGAATGCTATGATCTTAAGACCGGAGCATGTGGCTAAACAGGTTAAAGATTTGATTGTCAAGAGGCTTAAATTTAAGCTAGGCGGGAATAGTGACCAAATTGCAATTGGTTCGATGAGAAACATAGAATGTAATGTTCTTGTAATTGTTTCATGA